GACAAGACGTCCTTCCGctaataatataatatatttgcCTTCAGGCCATATAATgtgatccacttgggagcgtaccTTTTCCCATGACAAATCTGGTGTACGTAAGCCATTTACATCGATCTCAGTATTGGAGTGTCCCATATTACATATAATGCAACCACTCTTCATTTTATCCATATGCTCACgtacaacaacatttttattaccTGTCGCTGTTACAACTATATCCACATTACGTATCACTTCATTCAATTTAACaacacgaaaaccatccatactGGCTTGTAATGCACAAATCGGATCAATCTCGGTTATATATACAATGCATCCTTGCCCCTTCAGAGCTTGCGCACATCCCTTGCCGACATCTCCATAACCACATACAACAACTTGTTTTCCACCGAACATAACGTCTGTGGAACGTTTTAAACTATCTAATATCGACTCTTTACAACTGTAGagattgtcaaatttggttttcgTTACCGAATCGTTGACATTCATTGCAGGCACTGTTAGTTTGCCAGCTTTTGACAATTGGTATAAACGATGTACCCCAGTAACACTCTCCTCTACAATGCCTTTGACAAGCTTGAACATTGTTGGATATTTCTTTAGCATTAAATGTGTCGCATCACCACCATCATCCAAAATCATATTCGGTTGGAAAGACTCAGCATTCACACAACGATCGATGCACCACCAGAAATCTTCTTCCGTCTCTCCACGCCATGCAAAGATAGGTATATCGGCTTCAGCAAGTGCGGCAGCGACTTCGTTCTGTGAAAGTAGAGCAAGTTTTACAATCAATTAGTATGTTCATTCTAATATGAATTAATTTGAGTATCAGTAAGCAAATACAGCTATAAAATCAATTAATAAATGTTGAtgagtttaatttaaaaaaactaggCGCTAAAAGACCACATTAAAACATTAAGCTTTCAATTTTCAAACATACATATCATTGATATGTTATTGTgcacataccctgcaaaaatcgttggatcatgtggtccactggagtacataccattatactccactgtaatgcagcaatggaccaactcatgtttctacacgaacatattgtaagccgatcattgctcgtttttaacaattgtaatcactacaagatgtttattggactgtgggtactccatggattactctgatgtaatgcggagctggagtatatggtccagttctaggacatcgcaatgttaattggaccatatttttttgttatgaattgtagttaattttggagcactcgcttggtcttatagcgagtactccatacatacatgcatggagtaggtactcgcgatttttgcagggtacatatGTATTTTCCATGCTTTTACGGCTAATTAATTTGCAGCTATCGCCCTAACTGTTTGGTCCCTTTCGGCCGAAACCTTCTAAATGTCTTAAttgacccccagcgggttaggggtcagaatataccagcggtaggtatgcctgtcgtaagaggcgactaaaattcaaggggctgtgtagcgaaaccctttccggttaaataaataaataaatgtaaggtgcgataacctctgaacagattttaggccgagcttctcttcttctctttcaatttgcgccgtg
The Eurosta solidaginis isolate ZX-2024a chromosome 5, ASM4086904v1, whole genome shotgun sequence DNA segment above includes these coding regions:
- the AhcyL1 gene encoding adenosylhomocysteinase-like 1, whose product is MNNLPDTPVPDPGSSGDKQEVATVVPNKSSALKKTSRYRSRSLSASSTDSFSSASYTGSSSDDGDDVPPREKVQKNSKGNSDFCVRNIAGQHAFGRREIEIAEQEMPGIMALRKRAADDKPLKDAKIVGCTHINAQTAVLIETLVELGASVRWAACNIYSTQNEVAAALAEADIPIFAWRGETEEDFWWCIDRCVNAESFQPNMILDDGGDATHLMLKKYPTMFKLVKGIVEESVTGVHRLYQLSKAGKLTVPAMNVNDSVTKTKFDNLYSCKESILDSLKRSTDVMFGGKQVVVCGYGDVGKGCAQALKGQGCIVYITEIDPICALQASMDGFRVVKLNEVIRNVDIVVTATGNKNVVVREHMDKMKSGCIICNMGHSNTEIDVNGLRTPDLSWEKVRSQVDHIIWPEGKYIILLAEGRLVNLSCSSIPSFAVSITSATQALALIELFNAPPGRYKSDVYLLPKKMDEYVASLHLPTFDAHLTELTDEQAKYMGLNKAGPFKPNYYRY